The Elaeis guineensis isolate ETL-2024a chromosome 11, EG11, whole genome shotgun sequence genomic interval TCCTTAGACTAAAGTGTCTATCATCGGCTTTGGATGTATATATGTACTTTGAGATCTTTTAGTTGATCATGTTGTTTGCTGtattttgtgaacttcttttgaAACATTTTCTGAGAATTTTACAGATAATTCATAAACAATGACTGTTGCAAAGTTCAAATGAACTATCAGGGCCCATTTTGATTGTGTTTGCATTCTTATCACCATGTTGTTTGCTGtattttgtgaacttcttttgaaaaattttctgagAATTTCACAGATAATTCATTAACAATGAATGTTGCAAAGTTTGAACGAGCAATCAGGGTCCCTTGTGATTGTATTTCCATTTTTGACTTGTTGcccttttgtattttgtttctaCTTTTATCTTCTTTAAATTGGAAAAAAAGTTTCTTTTACTTGAATCTTCTAAAATTTTGACACTGACTTTAAgaagcaaaaagaagaagaaagaaacaagGTCAACAGAAGTACATTTGGACATTAATTTTCTGTTTTTGGAAAATGAGAGGTGCAAGCAAATGCGCCCTGAATGTTTTTGCTGCATTTATTTCTGTTTCTGGTGATTCATATTTTTCACTGCTATCATTTTGTTTCTGTTGCTCTGACCTGTTTTCTTCTCTTGCTGCACTTTTATCTTCATCTCTCATCCTTTTCAAGTTATCCTTACTTCTCAGTTTCTggctaaatttttttcatatattcgtTGTTCCATAACATCGCACAATTTCTTAGGCCCTGAATCCTGAATTCGTTACTgtgtatataaaaatattaaaaaaaagtttATGGGATAAGCCGATAAGGTTTGGTTATGCTTTGACAACTACGTAGGCACTTTCTAAGCACCTTTTTCCACTAGTTTTGATGCACTTCAGTTTGACACAGTCCTTTGTTATATAGGGCGTTCCAAGGAGGTTCTGTTCATTACTTCCATCTGAATCTGTTTCTGTGTTCCTCTCTTGCGGGAGGAGGACTTGGGAGATGAGATATTGTGGGGATGGTTCCTTGAAGCGATTTGACCGAGGGTGGAAGAATTTTGCTATCGACAACAATCTGAAGATTGGGGATGGTTGTGTCTTTGAACTGATAGATCATAAGAATATGAAGTTTCAAGTGCGAATCCTCCGGGGGGAAATCCCATGTCCATTGGTTGATGGTGCAGGAGGCCAGAGTCATGACAGTCCCATTATGATTGACTAAAGTTCATCGGCCTGTATGTGTTGGGATCCCCCCTGCAATGAAAAGCTGTGGGTGTTTCAACTCTACCGAGACAGTCATCTTCATCATCTCATGTAATCTGTCTGGAAGGAAACCTTTCAGTTATTAAACCAATCGGCACTTATTTATGGTTGAATCATTCATTTAAAAGATGCAGCCAAATGTTTAAACCCTCTTGAGACAAATTTTAGGTGCAAAATTAGAGTTTCAACATCATTTTTATGGGTAATTTAACATTATTTCATGCTGTATGCGTCTCATTGATTGTCAGATTTAAGGGTTTTATCAGGGAAGTTCAATGCATATGCATGTTGAGGACGTATTTTGTGAtcggaattaaaattaaaatagattggaATTGAAATAGGGATGGTCATTTCGTTTGATGTATTAGATTCTTGATCAAAATTTATATTGAAGTGGAATTTAAATACTAGCGGAGGATAGAGATTGAAtttagaagaataaaaaaaatttatttttcataacaaCTGAAATAAAATTAGGATTTTCGCTAACTAAATGTGTTTTCTTGTTGGCAGGCTCGAAACCATTCAAAGGTGTATTTATTCAAGAGTAAAtggtagaagatttaaaattagtaCACTTCGATTGTTGGGGGGAGGGAATGAACCATATTTCATAGAAGAGGCTTATAAGTAGGGGAACGTGATCTTCCAACCTTCCAGAATTGGTACGTGGCACTAATCGATTTGAAGTGCGATGTTGCTAACGGACCTCTAATCCTGCGACACCCACGTTGTCGTATTGGTAACAAAGATAACGACAAGAAGGCCCTCAGCCAAGATCTCCGCTTACGTCACCACCCAGCGCTCGCCCGCCCCACCAACCTCGGATCTCCCTCGCACGTGTCGCCACCCGACGCTCCTCCTCTTCCGCACGTGCGCTTTCTCCTTGCTTCTAGCTGCTATATTTCTGCGCCCCGTGCACCCAAACAGGAAGGggaggcgagagagagagagagagatggtaaTGGTGAGAGAGAGGAGGCACCAACAAGCACTGAAGCTTCCCTTGCCACCCCCACCGGTGGCGATGCCAGAATTCCCCTACCACTTTCCCGACTCCCCCGGGACCGTAGACCGCCTCTCGGACCTCGAGAAGCTCTCGGTCCTCGGCCATGGCAGCAGCGGCACCGTCTACAAGGTCCGCCACCTCCGCACCTCCTCCCTCTTCGCCCTCAAGGTCCTTCGCTTCGGCCCCAACGCCGCCGACGCCCGGCGCCAAGCAGCCCGGGAGGCCGACATCCTGACGCGCGTCGACTCTCCATTAGTGGTCCTCTGCCACGGCGTGCTCGAGGGAAGCGGTGACGATCATCTCTGCCTTGTCATGGAGTACATGGCCGGCGGCTCCCTCCACGACGTTCTCCGAGCCCGCCGGAGGCTACCTGAGGGGCTTATCGCCGGGGTGGCAAGGCGGGTGCTGGAGGGCCTACGCTACCTCCACGGGATGGGTGTCGTGCACCGTGACATCAAGCCCTCAAACCTTTTAATCGGCAGCCATGGAGAGGTGAAGATTGCCGACTTCGGGGCGAGCCGGGTGGTGGCAGCGGCAGCGGCAGTGGGGCCCGCAGCCGGTGGTGGCGATGATGCCTGCGCGGGCACATGCGCGTATATGAGCCCAGAACGGTTCGACTCGGAGGGGTTCGGGGATGGGGGAGGATTCGCTGGTGATGTTTGGGCCCTGGGGGTGGTGCTGCTGGAGTGCTTTGTGGGCCGGTTTCCACTTGTGGAGGCAGGGGAACGACCAGATTGGGCCACATTGATATTCGTCGTTTGCTTTGGCGGCCCACCGGCGGTGCCGGATGCTGCGTCGCCGGAGTTCCGGAGCTTTTTGGGAAGGTGCTTGGAGAAGGACTGGAGGAAGAGAGGGACGGTGGGGGAGCTCCTGAGCCACCCTTTTGTTGCCAAGTGCTGTTCCACGGAAGGCTTGGTTGATGACACTTTCTATATATAGTGGAGGTGATAGGAACCTAAGGGCTGCTTGGGCTTTTCTACTGGGCTAGGTTTTAGAATTCTAAACTTTTTTCCGCAATGAAAGTGACAGCAATTGACAGATGAACACATGCAGAGTGTTATTTTTCCATTATTTGTTGTAACAAGTTTTGCGTGGCTAAAGTCTCACGAAAATGCGGGCAAATAGATTTCCTACTCAGCGTATGTTTTGCAAAACAGGTCATGAGCCATTTTGTAATATGTTTTTTATTGGATATTCTATTAGTTACAGCTAGTTTGTAATCTCAGATGGTTAATCCATGTTTCCTTTAGTCATATGTTTGATAGAATTAGATATCCAAATTTTCCTTTTCAGTTGCAATCACGGATGTTAGATTTGCTTGACAGAGAAAAGCATAATctttttttcagaaaataaaagcaTGCACTATTTCTCCTAACGCGTCACACATGCTATACTGTAGCGGTGTTAACAGAGATCTAATGAAGAGAAGGCGATCACATGTTGTGGATACGTTATATGAAAATCTGGCGATGACCCCTAAGTAATTGAATCCACTGAAAGATCAGATATTCGGACAAAAGAATAATAAAACAATAGTACCCCCAACAAAGATCGCGATGACTAAGATAAAGAGTTAATTGGACGTGCACTCAATTAGTTAATCTCGTCCACGTTATTCTGGTCTTCTGTATGCACCAAATTGGAGCCACGTAATGTCTGTGGTCACCGCCTCGCCTGCTCATTTACCCATCCAATGTGGCAGGACTGGGGCGCAATTTTTTTGAGGGGAAAATGACCGGAGACTGgtgcaatttaattggacttggcCGTTCACGGGATACGACACGACATCAGCACCAGGTCAGACGTGTAACCGAGCAGGCTATGCAGTGGCACCTGCGGCAATTTTCTTCTGGAACCCATATGGATAAAGATAAGAGGTGCCGCCGTTGCTGGCAGCTGATGCTTAAGGAACATCCTCTGTAAGGTTTTGATTAGCCTCCTTttctctatcaaaaaaaaaaaaaaaaaacacaagatAGAGGTGCCAGTGTTTGGCCCTAAAGAAGGAACCAAAATCCATGAATTGACAAGGATTCCGTTTGTTTGTACAGGATTCAGTTGTCATTAGATCCACCTGATATTTTGTGCATCAGCTGTGTCACTTCCACAAACTTGGGTGATGGATGCCATTCCCCTGATTCATCTGATTCGGTCGATCAATTGCTGCTCTCACTCCTATGACAGTGGGACTGGCATCATCAAAGCAATAGGAACCTGGCCAATAGCTTAAAACATACCAGCATAGATGGAGTTACAGGTATAAAGCAAGTAAGCAACCTTCATATTAGAACAGCTGATTTTTAAACATCAGGGAACAAAGGTACATAAGAGAACACTTTATATTCTCCATAACATTCATTATTGAAAAATCAAGAAGCAACATCCGCAGAGGGACTCACAGGCGGATAATTTGAATAAAAGCAAACCAGCTAACAATGAGTAGGCAATGGAAACTTAGCCATGTCATTTTCAATTTAGCCAGAGACCTCATCACCTGCAAGTACAAACCCACAAGAATTATCTTCTCATTTATGTGCCAATGCAAGCTTGCTTTGTGTGTGATTTTGAGGCAAGTGATCACTTAATATCCCTTATCATTTCAACAGTAAATACTAGGTTAGAAATTTTTCTGATTAAAACtgataataaaatataacaaTTACTGCAGTGGAATCAACGAGTTCTGATACAGGCAAAAAGTCAATCATGAGAAATTGTATTAAGATACATTGGTAACAGACAAATACATCAAAGAGAGTACACTTACATGGATGGGGCAACTTCGACAGTCAAGGCATTTAGACCTAAGTACAAGATCTATGCAGTGGCTATTGGTACCTGTCAGATACAATGTTTATTATAATGGTCAGGTGTCCACATGGTGTGTATGCATACACAAGCCTTACCCATCCATTCAGTATCAATGATACTGCTACATCCACAGCTAAGTCCTCCATTGGCATGAACCATGACTCTTGCTGTTTTGCAACTACCATCAAGTTTTCACTGGACACCCACTTTTCCCAAAGTTCCGGCATATATAAGAAACCACCCTTCTCAAAAGACCTCTAAGCCTATGTTAAAAACGTACAAGCAACCTAAAAATAGTAATCTTTATCCATAGCAGTGACACTCCCAACCTTCACCAAGTTTATCATCTGCCTCAACATCTTTACCTCTAGCAAGCTCCTGCTTATGTGCCCTCCTCATCTTCAATCATTCAAATCCTGATAAAATAAAGCTGGTCTTATCAATATCACATAATATGTAAAGTCTTGATGATAAAGCACTTTAACGGTGCATTTCTCACTTCAACCATCTTGCTTCAATTCTATGGGAGACATCCTTCTCATTTGTTAGTCTAATACCTCCAGCCCAAGCAAAAGGGATCCTCACAGAGAATCTCATATACCTCAAACCCGTAATTCCATGTCAAATTGAAGTCCAGGAATTGACTACATTAGATATGGAAAAGATGATGCACAATGCTAACATGCCACCTTCATGTCTGGTTAATAACAAACCGAACAAGCAGGTTCTTCCTTATGTACGACATAACCTTGTAGAACAAAATAATGCTAAGATCTGCAAACTCTATCCACATTTGAATAAATCAGTGTTCTAAGAGGGAGTTGTACAGCATTGTTTGCACGATCTTTTGTAAGCTCTAATCTGTTTAGCCTTCCACATAAAAGAAAGTGGGGTAAGACATGAAACCAAATTGCTGCATGTGGATGGATTGCCCAATAAATTGTAAAAACTATTCTGCCTTAGGTATATAATATCTTCAACTCTACAAGCACTCCAAGACACAAAAGACACACACAATTCTGAGTAGGAAGATAACCAGAAGAACAAGCAAGCACCATAACAAACAGCACACTTTTCTAGTCCTAAGTTGTTGCTTGATTTGTCATCACCATGGACCATCAACTGCACTCTTGTACTCCTACATAAATGCTTCCAGACCAACATTTTCACTCAACTAACTTTAGGGCATCATCCACCAAACCATTCCAAATTGTTCAAATCCAGCACTTTAGCTGATTATATCCACTAAAGCTTTCCAAATAGTTTAAATCAAGCACAAAACCGGAATCATCCACCAAAC includes:
- the LOC105053834 gene encoding B3 domain-containing protein Os04g0386900 isoform X1, whose translation is MMDHSISGSNGQQRHCRIPLEEQCLSQESCNHANQYPVANNGKNGESSVGSHAPQPIQTEPIIPEEQDEVVPLSGNPYFTCIVSKSQTQSPFQLGVPRRFCSLLPSESVSVFLSCGRRTWEMRYCGDGSLKRFDRGWKNFAIDNNLKIGDGCVFELIDHKNMKFQVRILRGEIPCPLVDGAGGQSHDSPIMID
- the LOC105053834 gene encoding B3 domain-containing protein Os04g0386900 isoform X2, with protein sequence MDHSISGSNGQQRHCRIPLEEQCLSQESCNHANQYPVANNGKNGESSVGSHAPQPIQTEPIIPEEQDEVVPLSGNPYFTCIVSKSQTQSPFQLGVPRRFCSLLPSESVSVFLSCGRRTWEMRYCGDGSLKRFDRGWKNFAIDNNLKIGDGCVFELIDHKNMKFQVRILRGEIPCPLVDGAGGQSHDSPIMID
- the LOC105054311 gene encoding mitogen-activated protein kinase kinase 10, encoding MVMVRERRHQQALKLPLPPPPVAMPEFPYHFPDSPGTVDRLSDLEKLSVLGHGSSGTVYKVRHLRTSSLFALKVLRFGPNAADARRQAAREADILTRVDSPLVVLCHGVLEGSGDDHLCLVMEYMAGGSLHDVLRARRRLPEGLIAGVARRVLEGLRYLHGMGVVHRDIKPSNLLIGSHGEVKIADFGASRVVAAAAAVGPAAGGGDDACAGTCAYMSPERFDSEGFGDGGGFAGDVWALGVVLLECFVGRFPLVEAGERPDWATLIFVVCFGGPPAVPDAASPEFRSFLGRCLEKDWRKRGTVGELLSHPFVAKCCSTEGLVDDTFYI